In Zhaonella formicivorans, one DNA window encodes the following:
- a CDS encoding methylaspartate mutase subunit E: protein MELKNSKWAEGELLARRAEVLGTWPTGKEVDLEEAVSYHRQLPAAKQFSLKLLEAKERKITLAQPRAGVALINEHIDLLRYLEDEGGADLLPTTIDSYTRQNRYSEAQTGIEESRTMGRSMLNGFPAVNHGVAACRQVVEAVKNPVQVRHGTPDARMLAEITLAGGFTAFEGGGISYNIPYAKDVPIEKSILWWQYVDRLTGYYEENGVSINREPFGPLTGTLVPPCISHSIGIIEALLAAEQGVKNITLGYGQCGNLLQDVAALQTLTELGEEYLGRFGYRDVNLTTVFHQWMGGFPQDESKAFGVIAWGAATAALGKATKVIVKTPHEAFGIPTKEANAAGIRATKQVLNMLKDQKLEETPGLADEKEVIRKEVHSILERVLLLGEGDLAQGAVRAFQAGVLDVPFAPSRNNAGKILPVRDNNGAVRLLEFGNLPLPAEVQEFHREKIAERGRAERREPSFQMVIDDIYAISKGMLVGKPR, encoded by the coding sequence TTGGAACTGAAAAATAGCAAATGGGCGGAAGGAGAGTTGTTAGCCCGGCGCGCTGAAGTTTTGGGGACCTGGCCTACAGGAAAAGAGGTGGATTTGGAGGAAGCAGTCTCTTACCACCGGCAACTGCCTGCTGCCAAACAATTCAGCCTTAAGCTCCTGGAAGCCAAAGAGAGAAAAATAACTTTAGCCCAGCCCCGGGCCGGGGTGGCGCTGATTAACGAACACATCGATTTGCTCCGTTACCTGGAAGACGAAGGAGGAGCGGATTTACTGCCTACCACTATTGACTCCTATACCAGACAAAACCGCTACAGTGAAGCTCAAACCGGCATTGAAGAAAGCCGCACCATGGGCAGATCAATGCTGAACGGATTTCCTGCCGTAAACCACGGGGTGGCTGCTTGCAGGCAAGTTGTGGAAGCTGTGAAGAACCCGGTCCAGGTCCGGCATGGGACCCCTGACGCCCGAATGCTGGCGGAAATCACTCTTGCCGGCGGCTTCACGGCTTTTGAAGGGGGCGGCATCTCCTACAACATCCCCTATGCCAAGGATGTGCCTATAGAAAAAAGCATTCTCTGGTGGCAATATGTGGATAGGTTAACCGGCTACTATGAAGAGAACGGGGTATCAATCAATCGGGAACCTTTTGGTCCTTTGACCGGCACCCTGGTCCCTCCCTGTATCTCCCATTCCATTGGCATTATTGAAGCGCTGCTGGCAGCAGAACAAGGTGTAAAAAACATTACCTTGGGTTACGGGCAGTGCGGGAATCTTCTTCAGGATGTTGCAGCCTTGCAAACCTTAACTGAATTGGGAGAAGAGTATCTGGGACGTTTTGGCTATAGAGATGTAAACTTGACTACAGTTTTTCATCAGTGGATGGGAGGGTTTCCTCAAGATGAAAGTAAAGCCTTCGGGGTCATTGCCTGGGGAGCAGCTACTGCTGCTTTGGGGAAAGCTACTAAGGTGATTGTAAAAACTCCCCACGAAGCCTTCGGCATACCTACCAAAGAAGCAAACGCCGCCGGCATCCGGGCCACAAAACAGGTTTTAAATATGTTAAAGGACCAGAAATTGGAGGAAACCCCCGGCCTTGCAGATGAAAAAGAGGTAATCAGGAAGGAAGTACATTCCATCCTGGAGCGGGTACTGTTGCTGGGGGAAGGGGACCTGGCCCAAGGGGCGGTACGTGCTTTCCAGGCCGGCGTGTTGGATGTACCTTTCGCGCCTAGCCGTAACAATGCCGGTAAAATTCTTCCTGTACGGGATAATAATGGGGCCGTACGTCTCTTGGAGTTTGGCAACTTACCATTGCCGGCGGAGGTGCAGGAGTTCCATCGGGAGAAGATCGCGGAGCGGGGCAGGGCGGAACGCCGGGAACCTTCATTCCAGATGGTCATTGATGATATCTATGCCATCAGCAAAGGGATGCTTGTGGGAAAACCGCGGTAA
- a CDS encoding methylaspartate ammonia-lyase has product MRIVDLIASAGVTGFYFDDQKAIKLGAEGDGFAYKGDPVTPGFTAVRQKGESISIMLILEDGQVAYGDCAAVQYSGVGGRDPLFLVEEYIPLIHREVAPKLRGREITSFKKLAGEFDTLVQSDGRRLHTAIRYGVTQAILDAVAISQRKTMAEVIAEEYGTTLAKQTIPIFTQTGDERYLNADKCILKRAQVLPHGLINNVETKLGRNGEKLLEYVSWLRKRVFELGQPGYFPTLHIDVYGTIGMLFNEEPGPMAAYLGELAQAAEPLKLRIEGPMDAGSKEGQIQALKVLKNEMSAKNIPVEIVADEWCNTLEDIKEFVDAKSCHMVQIKTPDLGGINNIIEAVLYAKAHGVGAYLGGTCNETERSSQVCVHIALATQPTQILAKPGMGVDEGYMITYNEMQRTLALLQARKKAAQGR; this is encoded by the coding sequence ATGAGGATTGTGGATTTGATTGCTTCGGCGGGGGTGACGGGGTTTTACTTTGACGACCAGAAGGCCATAAAGTTGGGAGCTGAGGGAGATGGCTTTGCCTATAAGGGGGACCCGGTTACCCCTGGATTTACTGCTGTCAGGCAAAAAGGCGAGTCTATCTCCATTATGCTCATTCTGGAAGACGGACAGGTGGCCTACGGTGACTGCGCAGCAGTGCAGTATTCAGGTGTGGGAGGGAGGGATCCTTTATTTCTGGTAGAAGAATATATACCTCTAATTCACCGGGAAGTAGCTCCTAAATTACGGGGAAGGGAGATAACCTCTTTTAAAAAATTAGCAGGTGAGTTTGACACTTTGGTCCAGTCTGACGGGCGGCGGCTGCACACTGCCATTCGCTACGGAGTTACCCAAGCTATCCTGGATGCTGTGGCTATATCCCAGCGGAAGACTATGGCGGAAGTTATTGCAGAGGAATACGGCACTACCTTGGCGAAACAAACTATTCCCATTTTTACCCAGACCGGGGATGAGCGCTACCTGAATGCCGACAAGTGCATCCTGAAACGGGCCCAGGTATTACCCCATGGGTTAATTAACAATGTGGAAACTAAGCTTGGCAGGAATGGGGAAAAACTGTTGGAATACGTTAGCTGGCTGAGAAAACGGGTTTTTGAGTTAGGGCAGCCCGGTTATTTTCCTACCCTCCATATAGATGTCTACGGTACTATCGGTATGTTGTTTAATGAAGAGCCGGGGCCTATGGCCGCATATCTGGGAGAGTTGGCTCAGGCTGCTGAGCCGCTTAAGCTGCGGATTGAGGGACCCATGGATGCCGGAAGCAAAGAAGGTCAAATCCAAGCTTTAAAAGTCTTAAAGAATGAAATGTCGGCTAAAAATATTCCCGTAGAGATTGTAGCCGATGAATGGTGCAACACCTTGGAAGATATCAAGGAATTTGTAGATGCTAAAAGCTGCCACATGGTGCAGATCAAGACCCCGGACCTGGGAGGGATTAATAATATAATTGAAGCAGTGCTTTATGCTAAAGCCCACGGCGTAGGGGCTTACCTGGGCGGGACTTGTAACGAAACCGAGCGTTCTTCCCAGGTGTGCGTGCATATTGCTTTAGCCACTCAGCCAACTCAGATTCTGGCCAAACCGGGCATGGGTGTGGATGAGGGCTATATGATCACTTACAACGAGATGCAGCGGACTTTGGCCCTGCTGCAGGCCAGGAAGAAAGCTGCTCAAGGGAGATGA
- a CDS encoding acyclic terpene utilization AtuA family protein, which translates to MEEFRVLSPTAILGYGFPLESFARGMEFKPHVIAVDAGSTDPGPYYLGAGVSFTDRQAVKRDLEIMLKAGLEQRIPVIVGSAGGAGADPHLEWCLEIVREIAREAKLHFRMASISAELEKSMLEEALADGRISVLEPGKPLTREELEASVHVVAQMGMEPFIRALEAGADVIIAGRSYDPAVFAALPVSKGFDPGLALHMGKILECAAIAASPGSGSDCMLGILKEAHFCVEPLHPARKCTTSSVAAHTLYEKTNPYLLPGPGGMLDLKDCRFFQETEYRVRVEGSRFIPAPKYTLKLEGAKQVGYRTLSIAGARDPVFIEQLDMIIAGVKERLADNFKDVAPSRYQLLFHIYGRDGVMGELEPTPQITSHEVGIIMEVVAETQELADTILSFARSTMLHYGYPGRISTAGNLAFPYSPSDLKTGPVYQFSVHHLLEVDDPVALFPITWECI; encoded by the coding sequence ATGGAAGAGTTTCGGGTTTTATCGCCTACGGCTATTTTAGGCTACGGTTTTCCCCTGGAGTCTTTTGCCAGGGGTATGGAATTTAAGCCCCATGTTATAGCGGTAGACGCAGGGTCCACCGATCCCGGGCCCTATTACTTGGGGGCAGGAGTGTCCTTTACGGACCGGCAGGCAGTGAAACGGGACCTGGAGATCATGCTTAAGGCGGGACTGGAGCAGCGCATTCCGGTGATAGTAGGTTCAGCCGGCGGCGCGGGAGCCGACCCTCATCTGGAATGGTGCCTGGAGATTGTGCGGGAAATTGCCCGGGAAGCAAAGCTGCATTTTAGGATGGCCAGCATCAGCGCAGAGCTGGAGAAGAGCATGCTGGAGGAGGCGTTGGCTGACGGTAGAATATCGGTACTGGAACCGGGAAAGCCTTTAACCAGGGAAGAACTGGAGGCCAGCGTCCATGTGGTGGCTCAGATGGGAATGGAGCCGTTTATCCGGGCATTAGAAGCGGGAGCCGACGTAATTATAGCCGGTCGCTCCTATGACCCGGCCGTCTTTGCAGCTTTACCGGTGTCAAAGGGGTTTGACCCGGGGTTGGCGTTGCATATGGGGAAGATCCTGGAGTGTGCCGCTATTGCTGCCAGCCCGGGCAGTGGCAGTGACTGTATGCTTGGTATTTTGAAGGAGGCTCACTTTTGTGTGGAGCCATTACACCCTGCCAGGAAGTGCACAACCTCTTCCGTGGCAGCCCATACCCTGTATGAAAAGACTAACCCTTACCTACTGCCGGGTCCTGGCGGAATGCTGGACCTGAAAGACTGCCGATTTTTTCAGGAGACGGAGTACCGGGTCCGGGTGGAAGGGAGCCGTTTTATTCCAGCTCCTAAATACACCCTGAAATTAGAAGGGGCGAAACAGGTGGGTTACCGTACTCTGTCTATTGCGGGTGCGCGGGACCCGGTCTTTATTGAACAGCTGGATATGATTATTGCCGGTGTTAAAGAACGCCTGGCGGATAACTTTAAAGATGTCGCTCCCTCCCGTTATCAACTGCTCTTTCATATTTATGGCCGCGATGGGGTGATGGGAGAACTAGAGCCTACGCCGCAAATTACTTCCCATGAAGTTGGAATTATCATGGAGGTGGTGGCTGAAACTCAGGAACTGGCCGACACCATACTAAGCTTTGCCAGGTCAACCATGCTGCATTACGGTTATCCGGGGAGGATTTCTACCGCAGGGAACCTGGCTTTCCCCTATTCCCCTTCGGACCTAAAAACCGGTCCGGTGTACCAGTTCAGCGTCCATCACCTGCTGGAGGTCGATGATCCGGTCGCATTGTTCCCTATAACTTGGGAGTGCATTTAA
- a CDS encoding DUF4387 domain-containing protein: protein MKKVSIRALAVVIRSKNAGPYELTFDLIFKDSATYQRVKKSGFFTPELFAELYRVPLADVISFVEFDPANAIKCTIRRPRAAGDVGETDVYGAQQHAPLLDLAVPIDAEVIP, encoded by the coding sequence ATGAAAAAAGTTTCCATTCGCGCTTTGGCTGTGGTGATTCGGAGTAAAAACGCCGGGCCTTACGAGCTGACTTTTGATTTAATTTTTAAAGACAGTGCCACCTACCAGCGGGTAAAAAAATCAGGTTTTTTTACTCCCGAGCTTTTTGCGGAGCTTTACCGTGTCCCGCTGGCAGATGTTATATCATTTGTGGAATTCGACCCTGCTAACGCCATCAAATGCACCATCAGACGACCGCGGGCTGCCGGGGATGTGGGAGAGACCGACGTCTACGGGGCTCAGCAGCATGCCCCGCTGCTGGATTTAGCAGTACCTATCGATGCTGAGGTGATACCATGA
- a CDS encoding alanine-tRNA synthetase second additional domain-containing protein, producing the protein MTIPVYEYLMHAEYFAPRGKKRLLLLGSNLAQRYLSPEDKLIGLVGQAGAGKSLLIRGMFPGLELTNDDNGINIRPLPLMQDAEAGHFRCHSYHVDVRFESAFTQLWQLAEAVKKAIMKNRRVVIEHFELLYPFLKMNAEILIGIGEEVIVTRPGVFGPEPKEITSIVFESIKYRKMSHTAEDLTDMILQEMGITKAEVHSDVKHGFVLEFRQKPEIDLEAVESRVKQLIAHDLPIFYHDEEHIKVGDRTWQCTGPRLHVRSTGEIVGFRLLKEFRWDPIQRLYTIAGLVGEEDNRSFVY; encoded by the coding sequence ATGACCATTCCCGTATATGAATATTTGATGCATGCTGAGTACTTTGCCCCCCGCGGGAAAAAGCGTTTGCTCCTTTTGGGGTCTAATCTCGCCCAGCGTTACCTTAGCCCTGAAGATAAGTTGATCGGGCTGGTGGGGCAGGCGGGGGCGGGCAAATCCCTTTTGATTCGCGGGATGTTTCCCGGTCTGGAATTGACCAACGATGATAACGGCATCAACATCCGCCCGCTGCCACTGATGCAAGATGCGGAAGCAGGACATTTTCGCTGCCACAGCTATCATGTGGATGTCCGTTTTGAGTCTGCTTTTACTCAGCTGTGGCAGTTGGCGGAAGCTGTGAAGAAAGCCATTATGAAAAACCGGCGGGTGGTTATTGAGCATTTCGAACTGCTCTATCCTTTTTTAAAAATGAATGCTGAGATCCTCATCGGAATCGGGGAGGAAGTGATTGTAACCAGGCCGGGCGTTTTCGGTCCGGAACCTAAAGAGATTACAAGCATCGTGTTCGAGTCCATTAAATACAGAAAAATGTCCCATACGGCCGAAGACCTGACTGATATGATTTTGCAGGAGATGGGCATAACCAAAGCTGAGGTGCACAGCGACGTCAAACATGGTTTTGTCCTGGAATTCAGGCAAAAACCCGAGATCGATCTGGAGGCAGTGGAATCCAGGGTTAAACAGTTGATCGCCCATGATCTGCCCATCTTCTACCACGACGAAGAACATATCAAGGTAGGCGACAGAACCTGGCAGTGTACCGGTCCCCGGCTTCATGTCCGGTCCACCGGCGAAATTGTGGGTTTCCGCCTGCTGAAAGAATTCCGTTGGGATCCGATTCAACGTTTATATACCATAGCCGGGCTGGTAGGGGAAGAAGATAACCGCAGTTTCGTCTATTGA
- a CDS encoding RNA ligase family protein, which produces MKLKPVIPFEPILSEEIPDGPQWVAQVKWDGVRVLAYYDGLEVLLFNRKLHERTMQFPELTQLKSYCSASSVVLDGEVIALQNGKPSFHQVMKRDGVRNPKNVERAKKTTPVIYMLFDILYCNEKWVNEQPLRERQELLAEVITPGENVQLVENFSDACSLFAAIQTQGLEGIVCKDLNSTYAFGKKDGRWQKVKNYKDLTAVVGGVTLRGATVNAVLLGIYDNKGQLWYIGHAGTGKLTSADWKALTEKIKPLVVPKRPFINKPERVERAIWLKPVITAKIQFLEWTEGHTLRQPSIQGFVEVPPEECIVESPFL; this is translated from the coding sequence ATGAAATTAAAACCGGTCATTCCTTTTGAACCTATACTTTCAGAGGAAATTCCCGACGGCCCCCAGTGGGTAGCACAGGTAAAATGGGACGGTGTCCGGGTACTTGCATATTACGATGGGCTGGAGGTATTGCTGTTCAACCGCAAACTCCATGAGCGAACTATGCAATTTCCTGAGCTCACCCAGCTTAAAAGTTACTGCTCCGCCTCATCAGTTGTGCTTGACGGAGAGGTAATAGCTTTACAGAATGGAAAGCCATCGTTTCATCAAGTAATGAAGCGCGATGGAGTTCGAAATCCAAAAAATGTGGAACGAGCAAAAAAAACAACCCCCGTTATATACATGTTATTTGATATTCTCTATTGCAACGAAAAATGGGTTAATGAACAGCCATTGCGCGAAAGGCAAGAGCTTTTAGCGGAAGTTATTACCCCCGGCGAAAATGTACAGCTGGTAGAAAACTTCAGTGATGCCTGTAGCTTGTTTGCCGCAATTCAAACACAAGGTTTGGAAGGAATTGTGTGCAAAGACCTTAACAGTACTTATGCCTTTGGCAAAAAAGATGGTCGCTGGCAGAAAGTAAAAAATTATAAAGATTTGACGGCTGTGGTAGGAGGAGTGACTCTACGGGGAGCAACTGTCAACGCAGTATTGCTAGGGATATATGACAACAAAGGCCAGCTATGGTACATCGGACATGCTGGTACCGGAAAGCTTACTTCCGCCGATTGGAAAGCTTTGACTGAAAAAATAAAACCGTTAGTAGTTCCAAAACGTCCATTTATTAATAAGCCTGAGCGGGTTGAAAGAGCTATTTGGTTGAAACCGGTAATAACTGCCAAGATACAATTTTTGGAATGGACCGAAGGCCATACCCTTAGACAACCCAGTATCCAAGGGTTTGTTGAGGTGCCCCCGGAGGAATGTATTGTGGAAAGCCCCTTTTTGTAA
- a CDS encoding HD-GYP domain-containing protein, protein MRKIGIESLKPGMKVARAVYSSDGYILLNAGVVLKDRFIEQLRLFDIASVYVEDGLLPDVEVEDVISEKTRVEAIKTVKDMLCSIKREVNSGRSLLIRGPKLVATVQNIIKDLLSNKKLMVNLVDIRTMDSYTFGHSVNVCVLAVITGMALNLSEAQLVHLGMGAIMHDVGKVLVPDAILNKPGPLNSEEYRVIQRHSEFGYNILSKQPEISSFSAKVALEHHEKFDGSGYPQGLRGDDIHLYSRIVGIADVYDALTADRVYRKGYLPHEAYELLAGAGGSMFDYDLVKVFLSHIAAYPVGTLVRLNTGEIGVVVDTPKGLTTRPVVRVLFKDGILLKDPYEIKLAESTRVLVSEVLSEEEFIKLKNAS, encoded by the coding sequence GTGCGGAAAATAGGGATTGAATCGCTGAAACCCGGGATGAAAGTGGCCCGCGCTGTATATTCTAGCGACGGTTATATTTTACTTAACGCGGGAGTTGTTTTAAAAGACCGCTTTATTGAGCAGCTGCGGCTTTTTGATATCGCGTCCGTTTATGTTGAGGACGGGCTGCTGCCTGATGTCGAAGTAGAAGATGTCATTTCCGAGAAAACCAGGGTTGAGGCGATAAAAACAGTAAAAGATATGCTGTGCAGCATCAAACGTGAGGTTAATTCCGGGAGGAGTTTGCTCATTAGGGGCCCAAAGTTGGTGGCTACCGTGCAGAATATTATCAAGGACCTGCTCAGTAACAAAAAGTTAATGGTTAACCTGGTAGATATACGCACCATGGACTCTTATACTTTCGGTCATTCAGTAAATGTGTGTGTATTAGCGGTGATCACAGGGATGGCCTTGAATTTGAGCGAGGCGCAACTGGTTCATCTGGGCATGGGGGCCATTATGCATGATGTAGGCAAGGTTTTGGTCCCTGATGCTATTTTAAATAAACCGGGTCCCCTCAATTCTGAGGAGTACCGGGTAATCCAGCGCCATTCGGAATTTGGTTATAATATTTTAAGTAAACAGCCGGAAATAAGTTCTTTTTCGGCTAAAGTTGCCTTGGAACATCATGAGAAGTTTGATGGCAGCGGCTATCCCCAGGGTTTACGGGGAGACGATATCCATCTTTATTCAAGAATAGTTGGAATTGCCGATGTCTATGACGCTTTGACAGCCGATCGGGTCTACCGCAAAGGTTATCTTCCTCACGAGGCTTATGAGCTGCTGGCCGGTGCAGGGGGAAGCATGTTTGATTATGACCTGGTCAAAGTCTTTTTGAGCCATATAGCCGCTTATCCGGTGGGAACACTGGTCAGGTTAAATACCGGGGAAATCGGCGTCGTGGTGGACACCCCTAAGGGGTTAACCACCCGTCCGGTGGTTAGGGTGTTGTTTAAAGATGGCATATTATTAAAAGATCCTTACGAAATTAAGCTGGCTGAAAGCACACGGGTTTTGGTCAGCGAAGTCCTTTCAGAAGAGGAGTTTATTAAATTAAAAAACGCAAGTTGA
- a CDS encoding FmdB family zinc ribbon protein, protein MPTYDYVCKDCGHRFSLFLRLSEKDRARCTKCSSSNVNQLFTGFLYSKPGGGSAGGCSGGNCSTCSGC, encoded by the coding sequence ATGCCAACCTATGATTACGTATGTAAAGATTGTGGGCACAGATTTTCCTTGTTTTTGCGCCTCAGTGAAAAAGATCGAGCCAGGTGTACTAAATGCAGCAGTTCAAACGTCAACCAACTTTTTACCGGCTTCCTATATTCAAAGCCGGGGGGAGGTTCTGCCGGCGGCTGCAGCGGTGGAAACTGTAGCACTTGCTCAGGATGCTGA
- a CDS encoding DUF3786 domain-containing protein: protein MAELSLADFDRSSNNFTITYFNKPYRVSFPEGCFQALAGDKAPALSDRIIILQYLSGACGPSYLRGWLTFKELPGGMLHNAPFIREALQPLANVIGNDMALLEDACLALGGAKMDLGNASYKVPALPKIPLVAVCWSGEQKAANYNILFDRSASLHLDTATLYMLGINFSLAILQMVKRKKTPANFSGVRHN from the coding sequence ATGGCAGAGCTGAGTTTGGCGGATTTTGACCGTAGCAGTAATAATTTTACTATAACCTATTTTAATAAGCCATACCGGGTTTCTTTTCCTGAAGGATGTTTCCAAGCTTTAGCAGGTGACAAGGCTCCGGCTTTAAGCGATCGGATTATAATTCTGCAGTATTTAAGCGGCGCTTGCGGCCCCTCTTACCTGAGGGGCTGGCTGACCTTCAAGGAACTGCCTGGCGGAATGCTGCACAATGCTCCTTTTATCCGGGAGGCGCTGCAGCCGTTAGCAAATGTTATAGGTAACGACATGGCTTTGCTGGAGGATGCCTGTTTGGCTTTAGGGGGAGCTAAAATGGATTTGGGCAATGCCTCTTACAAGGTGCCGGCTCTTCCTAAAATTCCTTTAGTTGCCGTCTGTTGGTCCGGAGAGCAAAAAGCCGCCAATTATAACATTCTTTTTGACCGTTCAGCTTCTTTACATCTGGACACGGCGACTCTGTATATGCTGGGAATCAACTTTTCCCTGGCTATCTTACAAATGGTAAAGCGTAAAAAGACACCGGCTAACTTTTCCGGTGTGCGTCATAATTAG
- a CDS encoding sporulation peptidase YabG, translating to MKIGDLVTRKSHNNDITFCIIDFTSDAEGQCVAVLKALYNNTLIVDAPIEDLVNVLPKGKL from the coding sequence ATGAAAATCGGGGACTTGGTAACCAGAAAATCCCACAATAATGATATTACATTTTGTATTATCGATTTCACCTCAGATGCTGAAGGACAATGCGTAGCTGTGTTAAAAGCCTTATATAACAATACACTTATTGTGGATGCTCCCATTGAAGACTTAGTTAACGTGTTGCCGAAAGGTAAACTTTAA
- a CDS encoding IS30 family transposase, translated as MAVQSKSTTTVRSFKHLSVFERGQIAALLKEGKTQRYIANKLGRSPSTISREIKRGTTIQRRSDLSTYEEYFPETGQAIYKKNRMNCGAKCKLAQVEDFLKFAEDKILHEKWSPDAVAGSCKRDPKWQDATIVCTKTLYSYIDQGLLTVRNIDLSLKLRLKPKSKRVRQNKRIMGISIDQRPEEVQQRQTFGHWEIDTVVGKRANDSVILTLTERKTRHELLFLLDTKDSNAVNNALLELKNYYGEQISNVFRTITADNGSEFSELSETMKPLGIEVYFSHPYSSWERGTNERHNGLLRRFVPKGKAIKEFSAATIERIQHWLNKLPRKILGYKTPEECFREELSKIA; from the coding sequence ATGGCTGTTCAATCCAAGTCTACCACAACTGTACGTTCTTTTAAACACCTAAGTGTTTTTGAACGAGGTCAGATTGCCGCTCTCTTAAAAGAAGGTAAAACTCAACGTTATATTGCTAACAAGTTAGGTCGCTCACCAAGTACAATTAGTCGCGAAATTAAAAGAGGAACCACAATTCAAAGGCGTTCGGATTTATCAACTTATGAAGAATATTTTCCCGAAACTGGACAGGCAATATATAAGAAAAACCGTATGAACTGTGGGGCAAAGTGCAAGCTGGCTCAGGTTGAAGATTTTCTGAAATTTGCAGAAGATAAGATACTGCACGAAAAATGGTCGCCAGATGCAGTTGCCGGTTCTTGCAAACGAGATCCTAAATGGCAAGATGCTACCATTGTCTGCACCAAAACTTTGTATAGTTACATAGACCAAGGGTTGCTAACAGTCCGAAATATTGATTTAAGCCTTAAACTTAGATTAAAGCCTAAAAGTAAAAGGGTTCGTCAGAACAAACGCATCATGGGAATAAGTATTGACCAAAGACCAGAAGAAGTACAACAACGCCAAACTTTTGGTCATTGGGAAATTGATACTGTAGTAGGTAAACGAGCAAATGATTCAGTTATTTTAACCCTAACTGAACGAAAAACCCGCCACGAGCTGTTATTTCTCTTGGATACAAAAGACAGTAATGCTGTTAATAATGCACTTTTAGAGCTTAAGAATTACTACGGTGAGCAAATTTCCAACGTATTTCGTACTATTACAGCAGACAACGGTTCCGAATTTAGTGAGCTATCCGAAACCATGAAACCATTAGGAATTGAAGTTTACTTTTCTCATCCTTATTCCTCCTGGGAACGAGGAACCAATGAACGTCATAATGGGCTTCTACGCCGTTTTGTACCTAAAGGAAAAGCCATTAAGGAATTTTCAGCAGCAACGATAGAGCGCATACAGCACTGGCTAAATAAGCTTCCACGTAAAATATTAGGTTATAAAACGCCAGAAGAATGTTTCCGTGAGGAGCTATCCAAAATAGCTTAA
- the ilvE gene encoding branched-chain-amino-acid transaminase: MGLIIYLNGKYVPEEEAVVSVFDHGLLYGDGVFEGIRAYHGRVFKLKEHIDRLYESAQTIKLNIELTKEEMTEVVLETLRRNNLQDGYIRLVVSRGKGDLGLDPRKCSKSFVFCIAAGIQLYPKELYEKGLSIVTVATRRNIPEAMNPRVKSLNYLNNIMAKIEATLAGVPEALMLNNEGYVAEATGDNVFLVKNGVLITPPPFVGLLEGITRNTVMELARAKGIKVEERVFTRHDVYIADECFLTGTAAEVIPVVSVDGRQIGDGTPGKMTLELIKDFRELTKVDGPVISK, from the coding sequence GTGGGATTAATTATTTACTTGAATGGAAAGTACGTACCGGAGGAAGAAGCTGTCGTTTCTGTTTTCGATCACGGATTGCTTTACGGTGACGGAGTTTTTGAAGGGATAAGGGCTTACCACGGTCGGGTGTTCAAACTAAAAGAACACATCGACCGCCTGTATGAATCTGCCCAAACCATTAAACTGAACATAGAGCTGACTAAAGAGGAAATGACAGAGGTTGTCCTGGAAACTCTGCGCAGAAACAACCTGCAAGACGGCTATATCCGCCTGGTGGTTTCCCGGGGTAAAGGGGATCTGGGTCTCGACCCGCGGAAATGTTCAAAATCCTTTGTGTTCTGTATAGCCGCGGGCATTCAGCTTTATCCGAAAGAATTGTATGAAAAAGGCTTGAGCATTGTAACAGTAGCAACCAGGAGAAATATTCCCGAGGCCATGAACCCCAGGGTTAAATCCCTTAATTACTTAAACAACATTATGGCCAAGATCGAGGCTACCCTGGCAGGAGTGCCTGAAGCCCTAATGCTGAATAACGAGGGTTATGTGGCTGAGGCTACGGGAGACAACGTATTCCTTGTTAAGAACGGAGTCCTGATTACTCCGCCGCCTTTTGTAGGACTGCTTGAAGGAATAACCAGGAATACGGTTATGGAGTTGGCCCGGGCCAAAGGGATCAAAGTTGAAGAAAGAGTGTTCACCCGGCATGATGTCTATATTGCCGATGAATGTTTCTTAACGGGGACTGCCGCTGAGGTTATCCCTGTAGTAAGCGTAGACGGCAGGCAAATAGGCGACGGCACACCGGGTAAGATGACACTGGAACTGATCAAAGACTTCAGAGAACTGACCAAAGTGGACGGACCCGTAATTTCTAAATAG